The genomic DNA GCTCCACTCCCCACTGCTGATCGCCGCAGCTTGCTGTGTTGAGGCAGGATAAGCTGATCCAGCCTGCATTTTCCGACCACATCCACCCCGCGGCGTGATCCTGAAAAACGCGGATTCCTGGCTGGTCGGCAACATCGGGATTAGCGTTGATCCAGCCAGCGTTCTCTGACCAAGCGTAAGATGAATCGTTGGCCTGAGCAGGGAGCGCTAGGAGGCAACCTATTACTGCGGCAGATAGCGCATGTCGTGCTTGCCTTGGGGCTAGCTGGCGCATAGTCGGCACCTAGGAAATTGGACCGCAGCAGGCGGCGCCAACATCAGTTGCGGAACATTGGGAGGTGGTTATACCTCCTTCTGAATCGGGAAGGGAGTTACTCACGACAAGACCATTGTCAGTAGCGTTACTAGATATCCACCCACGGCAGGTAAGTTGCTTCGGGTCCCGGGAATGGCCGCTAGCATCAGTGCTGAAAGGGATGACGGTTGTGGTGTTCACATAGGCAGCGCCTGTACCTTCTAGCCTTGGATGTAGCCAGCCCTGATTCGAGTGGTAGTTAGCTACAGGTGGAAGGTTGGTAGTCTCGATTACTTCGTGGGAGTAGCAGAGACGAGCAGTAGCACCAAACTCTTCCTGACACTTCCGAGTCTTGCCCAAGAAACCCGAATTGGCGGCAACTGGGTTGGTGATACCCAGGAATTCATAGCGAGGTGCCTGCAACTCAGCTACTTTCTCGGAGATCATACCTAGATCAACCATCGTTGGGGCGGGTGGTCCGGGTGGCTCCAGGTCTCCCGCCGAGGAGCTGGCTGCGTAGGTGATTGCTAAGAGAAGAAGAAGGGTCGAGGGTTGGCGCATTACAATCTCCCTATGTTCTTTGTTAGGTCTGCTTTGGTTGCGCGAGCTCGCTCTCAATCTTGTTGATTCGCCTGTTGGACTGGCTTTCGCCCACATTGCTATTCCTCTAGCTGTGAATCTTTCTCGCTGTCGCTCTTGCTGCGAGACGCTCTTCCATCTGCCGTTTTCATGATATACAGGCAATTAAGATCTTCTGATCTATGGCACTTTATTCTATTTTATCTCACGTACTGTTGATGATGGTCAAGTGTTTTGTTCGGGGTCTGGTTTCTGGCACGTGGGTGTTGTCATTCAATGTACAGCCTTCCTGTTTAGGCCTCAGGGAGATGAACATATCTGGCTGGGGACAGTTGCAGAAGGTCGACTTCGTGGAGTGTTCTTTTCGGGAGCAAGGACCGACCAGCAGCCAACGCCTGGAGTTTCCTGAAGTCCGCACTGTTCCGAACTACTTATTCTTGGCGCGCTTCAGGTATCGCCGAACTTTAAGTATGGGGAGCAGCCAACCCAAGCCTTCGCCAACTAGGGCCGACCTCATCCTGTGGAGTTCTCTACTCCCCGAGGTCAAGGGCCTAGAGCTTGAAGGGTAGTGTTCAGCTTCGCCTTCCTCTCCTGGGGCACCTCGCGGGTTTCGACTGGCTCAGCAGATGTCAGTGGTTACTTTGATGTGTATTCGTGATCGAAAGGGAGAAGCTGCGAGAGGGGGCTTTCCCGTGAGGTCACCCGGGCATAGTTCCGGCCTAAGCTAGTGAGCCCACCCACTCCCCCCGCAACAACCCAAACACCACATCATCCACCCACTCCCCCTTGAACCACAGACTCTGCCGAAAGTGCGCTTCCTGGCGGAAGCCGACGGTGCGGAGGAGGTTGTGGGAGGGGTGGTTTTGGGGGTCGGTGGAGGCGTAGATGCGGTGTTTTTTTAGGGTTTCGAAGAGATAGTCGAGGATGGCGCGGAGGGCTTCGGTGGCGAGGCCTTGGCCTTGGGCGCTGGGGGCGAGGGTGATGCCGACCTCGGCTTGGTGGGGTTGGTCGGCGGGGAAGTGGATGCCGAGGTCGCCGATCACCTCGCCGGTGGCGAGGAGGCGGAGGGCGAATTGGAACCGGGTGCCGGCGTGGTGGAAGGGGATGGTGGTGGCTTCGGCGATCAGCTCCCGCACGTTGTCCTCGCTGGCGGGCTCCCAGGATTGAAATCGGGCGACTTCTGGCAGGGATCGGTAGGCGTAGATCGCTGCGGCGTCCGACTCCCGGAGGCGGCTGAGCTCGAGGCGGTCGGTGCGGAGGGTGGGGGCGGTGGTCATGGCGGGTGGCCTTTCGGTGCCTGCGGTCGGGCCCGGAGCGAGAACCATCGAGCTAAATGAGGGGTTCGCTCCTGGAGATGAAGATGTAGGCCAGGACGACCGTGGCGGCGAGGATGGTGACGGCGTAGATGGCTGAGTGCTCGTCCGGATCGAAGAAGATCTGCAGCCCTACCAGCACCGCGAAGTAGGCGGCGACGCTGACCCAGCCTTGCCAAGTGATGGGCACGCCGAGGAATCGGTGGAACCTTGCTTGGGCGAACCAAGGCTTTTCCTGCTCGGGTTCCATGAGGCTCTCCTGGCTCTTCCTTGGAAGTGCGACTTGAGGGAAGCGTTCTTGTGAGGTGGAGAGTATAGCTTCAGGGGCTGGGAGGGACGTTCGGCCAGAGGAGGAGCCCTGCTAGGATTTCCCCATGGATCGAGAAGACGACACAGTGCCGCCAGCGGATGGGCAGGAGCTCCCGACTGAGGAGGATCCCCTGGAGCTGTCGGAGCACGGGCTCGACTGGGGCGACATCAGCCAGCTGCGGGAGAACCTGAAGTTGACGCCGACGGAGCGGCTGATGAAGTTCCAGCGGTTCATGAATAGCGTGCTGCGGATCCGGGCGCAGAATCGTGACTGACCTCTCCCTCGATCAGATTCTCGGGGTGCTGAGCCGCTACGAGGTGGAGTTCGTGGTGGTGGGGGGAATTGCAGCGATCCTCCATGGATCCTCGGTGACGACCCAGGATCTGGATGTCGTCTATCAGTCCTCGCCGGAGAATCTCGAACGCTTGTTGAAAGCGCTGAGAGAGTTGGAGGCGGAGTACGACGATCCGGCGGGGCGCCGATTCGAGCCGGATCTTGATCGGCTCCAATCGCTGAGGATCCACCTGCTGCGGACCAAGCATGGACGGCTCGATCTCTTGCGGGCCGTGGGTAAAGGGCAGGACTTCGAGGATCTGATAGCGAGATCGTCGGCCTTCCAGGTGGGCGAGCAGCAGATTCGCGTGCTCGATTTGCCCGCCCTGATCGAGGTCAAGGAACAGACGAATCGCCCCAAGGACCGCCACCAGCTCCTCTTCCTCCGCCAACTCCTGGCGGAGATTCAACGCTCAGAATCAGAGTAGAAGCCGGTAGCGGTCACGAACTGGCCACCACTCCCCCCGGGGCTGGCTAGAAGCCGGCGCTCCCAGGGGGGCTTGGGTCGGGTGGAGGCCGGGCTCGCGAACGCTAGACGCTCTGCTGCAAGCGCAGGCCTTCGAGCATCTTGCGGAAGGCGTCGCGGTGCTGCTCGAGGGTGCTCTGGGGGCCGGTGACCTTGAAGAACCAGGGGCCGCCGGGGCCTTCGACGACGGCGCCGTAGAGGGCGGCGCCGGGCTGGTCGGAGGCGGCGCCCATGCCGGGCATGCCGCTGGCCAGGAGGGTGCCCTGGGTCTCGATCCAGTGGACCTTGAGGTCGTTGGTCTCCATCACCTCGCGGCTCGGCGCGGTGCCGCCGGAGTCGACCTGGGCGGCCCAGCGCTGGAGGTTGGCTTCGGTGCCGCCGCCGCCGCCGGGGCCGAAGAAGAAGGCCGCGAACTGGCCGTCGCCGCCGGGGCCGGGGAGGGTGGCCTGGGCCATGCGCATATTGTTGCTGGGGGGCTCGGCGTTCCAGCCCTCGGGCAGGTCGAAGGCGAGGCCGGCTCCGGACGTCGGGGTGCCCGCGCCGGGGGCGTTTTGCACGGCACCGCCGCGGGAGGAGCGGGGGGCGAGGCCTCCGGCGGTGGGGGCTTGGCTGCCGGTGTCCTGGTTCGCTGCCTGGGTAGTGGTCGCTGGAGTGCCGGTGGCCGCCGGGGTCTCAGTGCCAGCGTCGGCCTGGTTTGCCGGGGCTTCGGCGCCCCCGCAGGCGGTGAGCAGGAGGGCCAGGGTTAGGAGAGCGGAAGCGGTGAGCGTAGAAGGGTATCGGATCATGGTCGAAACCTCGTCGTGGGGGATGGAGTCTTCGCGGGAGTCCGCGGGCTGCGTACGAGCTTGAGAGTATCAGGGCGATGAGCCGGAACGCTCGGCGGTCCGCCGGGAAGACTACCGGGCGGGCTGCCGAGGGGGCGCGGTTGTGAAGAGTCAGGATTTGGTTTTCTTCTGGGCGGTCGTGCTCTTGGTGCTGCTCTTATTCGTCTTCCGAGAGGGGCTCGCTTTCCGTGGGGAGCTACCGGTAGAGGCCGTTGCCGCGTCCCCGGGCGGGGGAGGGGTGCTGGAGGGGAAGCTCCTCAGCGCCTCGGCGGCGGCCTGGGTCAGGGTTCGGAGGTCTTCGATGCCCGCCTGGACGGTCTTCTGGGACGCATCGAGGCGGCGTTCCAGTTCCTTGGGCTCCTCGGTTCCTTCGAGGGCCTGGCTGAAGACTGCACCGGTGGTGGCGATGTTGACGGTGAACAGTCCCTGTAGGTGCTGCACGCTGCTCTGCACCGCCAGGACCATGCTCTGGGCGATCTCCTGGTAGGCGATGGCGGTGGCCGCCGCGCGGGCGTTTTCGAGCACGATGCGGTCGACCTGCTCGTCCCGGTCGCCGGTCCTCTTGGAAGAAGTGGTCGTCGTGGAATCGGCCATGGTCTCAATCCTCATCCTGGTCCGAGGAGGTGAAGAAGACCTCCTCGCGGTCGTGATCCCGGGGCAGCTCGGGCTCTAGGCCATCGAAGTCGTCCTCCACCTCGACGCCGACGGCGGCGAGGACCTCACCGGCGGCCTGAACGGTGGCGGCGTCAAAGGTGATGGCCCAATTCTGGAAGGCTTGGCTGGCGCTGACCATGTTGAGGACGGCGGCATGGGACATGCCTTGGAGCGCGTTGCCCACCGCCAGGGCAGGGGTCGAGCCCAGGACTTTGGTGTTGACCTGGCTGACGGAGTCGGTGATCTGGGGATTGACGGGCGTGGGTTCGGCCACGGGTATCTCCTGGAAAGTCTTCGAGGGGCCGGCTGCGGGCCGTCTCGGATCGCGGTGAGTCGGGCTACTTCTTCAAGATAGGGGTCTTCAAGAGGGACGTCTTCAGGTTCCTAGTCTTCGAGATCCCAGTCCTCGAGATCCCAGTCCTCGTCGTCAAAGGACAGCGGCGGGGCCGACGCGGCGGACTCGTTGCCGAAGAGGGTCGCAACGCCCATGGTGGTGGCGGCCTGGGCGATGGTGTTCAGCTCTTGCTGGGACATGGTGGCGTTCTGCATCGCGTTGCCCAAGGCTTGGGAGGCGGCCTGGTAGAGGTTGCCCATGGCCATGGCGGGAGCCGAGCCCAGGACCTTGGTGTTGACCTGGCTGACGGAGTCCTTCGCTTCGTTGTCACTCATGGGAATCTCCTGAAGCTATCTAGCTCTTCCTAGCTCTTCGCGCTGGATTTCTTGGCTCGTTTCTTGGCGGTCTTCTTTCCCGATGGAGAGTCCGAGTTTTCCACCGGGAT from Acidobacteriota bacterium includes the following:
- a CDS encoding GNAT family protein translates to MTTAPTLRTDRLELSRLRESDAAAIYAYRSLPEVARFQSWEPASEDNVRELIAEATTIPFHHAGTRFQFALRLLATGEVIGDLGIHFPADQPHQAEVGITLAPSAQGQGLATEALRAILDYLFETLKKHRIYASTDPQNHPSHNLLRTVGFRQEAHFRQSLWFKGEWVDDVVFGLLRGEWVGSLA
- a CDS encoding RebB family R body protein; translated protein: MAEPTPVNPQITDSVSQVNTKVLGSTPALAVGNALQGMSHAAVLNMVSASQAFQNWAITFDAATVQAAGEVLAAVGVEVEDDFDGLEPELPRDHDREEVFFTSSDQDED
- a CDS encoding RebB family R body protein; this encodes MSDNEAKDSVSQVNTKVLGSAPAMAMGNLYQAASQALGNAMQNATMSQQELNTIAQAATTMGVATLFGNESAASAPPLSFDDEDWDLEDWDLED
- a CDS encoding DUF6036 family nucleotidyltransferase; translation: MTDLSLDQILGVLSRYEVEFVVVGGIAAILHGSSVTTQDLDVVYQSSPENLERLLKALRELEAEYDDPAGRRFEPDLDRLQSLRIHLLRTKHGRLDLLRAVGKGQDFEDLIARSSAFQVGEQQIRVLDLPALIEVKEQTNRPKDRHQLLFLRQLLAEIQRSESE